In Neisseria animalis, a single window of DNA contains:
- a CDS encoding ubiquinone biosynthesis accessory factor UbiJ: MSALLPIINHLIQQNPEHQQALAAFAGKRLRIDMSGFRFQGQIDGQGFLACCEGEPDTEIRFRSSAIPKILQGRQPGVGDISLSGDLMLGMSLLPIFGALRYDANQDLNRLFGESAGADIGIRAAQIGETVRKIGLSLAEQIGEFSREPESPVIDQETLLAWLEEVDKLRDDVARLNARLDRLERDIWID; encoded by the coding sequence ATGTCCGCCTTACTTCCTATCATTAATCATCTGATTCAGCAAAATCCCGAACATCAGCAGGCACTTGCCGCTTTTGCAGGCAAAAGGCTGCGTATCGATATGTCGGGTTTCCGTTTTCAGGGGCAGATTGACGGGCAGGGATTTCTGGCGTGCTGCGAAGGTGAGCCGGATACCGAAATCCGCTTCCGCAGCAGCGCCATTCCCAAGATTCTGCAAGGCCGACAACCCGGCGTGGGCGATATTTCTCTGAGCGGCGATTTGATGCTGGGAATGTCGCTGTTGCCGATTTTCGGCGCGCTTCGTTACGATGCCAATCAGGATTTGAATCGTTTGTTTGGAGAGTCGGCAGGAGCGGACATCGGGATTCGTGCCGCACAAATAGGCGAAACGGTACGCAAAATCGGCTTGAGCCTTGCCGAGCAAATCGGTGAGTTTTCGCGTGAACCCGAATCGCCCGTTATCGATCAGGAAACCTTGCTGGCATGGCTGGAAGAAGTGGATAAACTGCGCGACGATGTTGCCCGCCTGAATGCGCGTCTCGACCGCTTGGAGCGGGATATTTGGATAGATTAG
- a CDS encoding sodium-dependent transporter, with translation MSASPSRQTWSSCLTYILTVAGATVGFGATWRFPYLVGENGGGAYVFLFCIAMIVIGIPMILVENVIGRRNKVNALDAFGGSMNGKPVAKIWKAVGWAGLLGAFGIMAYYMVLGGWVISYIVNIIGGGLDISRPVDGGMTKAFFTEHIENSPWEIAFYTLLFVAVNQWILVKGVIGGIEKAAKYLMPLLFVFLIAMVVRNVTLPGAMEGIVFYLKPDFSKITAELFVFVLGQVFFALSLGFGVMITLSSYLDKNENLVQTAVITAITNTLIAVLAGFMIFPSLFSFGVAPNSGPTLVFQSLPIVFSHMWAGSVFAVIFFSLLLIAALTTSLTIYEVLVTTIQEKTKIRRSMAITLVLGGIFLLGNIPSILGYGPWKAVSLFGMNIFDAFDFISGNILFMLTALGSALFVGFVMKDEARDELRYRNNHTTVNIWFYYVKYIVPLVILLIFVSNLL, from the coding sequence ATGTCTGCAAGTCCTTCGCGTCAAACATGGTCCAGCTGTTTGACGTATATTTTGACGGTTGCCGGTGCAACGGTCGGTTTCGGTGCTACTTGGCGTTTTCCGTATTTGGTCGGTGAAAACGGCGGCGGCGCGTATGTGTTTTTATTCTGTATTGCAATGATTGTGATCGGTATTCCGATGATTTTGGTGGAAAATGTTATCGGCCGCCGAAACAAAGTGAATGCTTTGGACGCGTTCGGCGGCAGTATGAACGGCAAGCCGGTAGCGAAAATATGGAAAGCAGTGGGCTGGGCCGGTTTGCTCGGCGCATTCGGCATCATGGCGTATTACATGGTGCTGGGCGGTTGGGTCATCAGCTATATCGTGAATATCATCGGTGGCGGTTTGGATATATCGCGCCCGGTAGATGGCGGCATGACCAAGGCTTTTTTTACCGAACATATTGAAAACAGCCCGTGGGAAATTGCGTTTTATACTTTGCTGTTTGTGGCGGTTAACCAGTGGATTTTGGTTAAAGGGGTCATCGGCGGTATTGAAAAAGCGGCAAAATATTTGATGCCGCTGCTGTTTGTGTTTCTGATTGCGATGGTGGTGCGGAATGTTACGCTGCCGGGGGCGATGGAAGGGATTGTGTTTTATCTGAAACCGGATTTCAGTAAAATTACCGCCGAATTGTTTGTGTTTGTTTTGGGGCAGGTATTTTTTGCGCTGAGCTTGGGTTTCGGTGTGATGATTACTTTGTCGAGCTATTTGGACAAAAACGAAAATCTGGTGCAAACGGCAGTCATCACGGCGATTACCAATACGTTGATTGCGGTGTTGGCGGGCTTTATGATTTTTCCGTCGCTGTTCAGTTTCGGTGTTGCGCCAAACTCGGGGCCGACGCTGGTGTTTCAAAGCCTGCCGATTGTGTTCTCGCATATGTGGGCAGGATCTGTCTTTGCGGTGATTTTCTTTTCGCTGCTGCTGATTGCCGCGTTGACAACGTCGCTGACCATTTACGAAGTATTGGTAACAACAATTCAGGAAAAAACCAAAATCCGCCGCAGTATGGCGATTACGCTGGTGTTGGGCGGCATTTTTCTGTTGGGCAATATCCCGTCGATTTTGGGCTACGGCCCGTGGAAGGCGGTATCGCTGTTCGGCATGAATATTTTTGATGCCTTTGATTTTATCAGCGGGAATATATTGTTTATGTTGACTGCATTGGGCTCGGCATTGTTTGTCGGCTTTGTGATGAAAGACGAGGCAAGGGACGAGCTGCGCTACCGAAACAATCATACAACGGTAAATATTTGGTTTTATTATGTAAAATATATCGTGCCGCTGGTTATTTTGCTGATTTTTGTCAGCAATCTGCTGTAA
- a CDS encoding SDR family NAD(P)-dependent oxidoreductase — MSNTPPNCAILGFGYLGRPLAQKLYERGAEVAAVKRSLSSDDINLPIRLDTADLNHPDVFQEAFWQQYWADKTTWFCLLPPSALKDYCGSLRQWVALAEQFGVQHIVFCSSTGVYGERVRECDEHTPPEPQTDNARHILAVETLLWESRIPNIDILRLGGLYSAERHPVSRLLLQKNISGGKRPVNVVHQDRAVDALLQTAFDPQGRKLRNIVEPDHPGRAEFYAAEAAKLGLPPPDFNPEDISGGKIVRSIFQDRQA, encoded by the coding sequence ATGAGTAATACCCCTCCGAATTGCGCCATACTCGGCTTCGGCTATCTCGGCAGACCGCTGGCGCAGAAACTGTACGAGCGCGGTGCGGAAGTGGCGGCGGTCAAGCGTAGTCTGTCTTCGGACGACATCAACCTGCCGATACGCTTGGATACTGCCGACTTGAATCATCCGGATGTTTTTCAGGAGGCGTTTTGGCAGCAATATTGGGCAGATAAAACAACATGGTTTTGCCTGCTGCCGCCGTCTGCATTAAAAGATTATTGCGGTTCGCTGCGGCAATGGGTGGCGTTGGCAGAGCAGTTCGGCGTGCAGCATATTGTGTTCTGCAGCAGTACCGGCGTTTATGGCGAGCGCGTGCGCGAATGTGACGAACATACGCCGCCCGAGCCGCAAACCGATAATGCGCGCCATATTTTGGCGGTGGAAACGCTGCTTTGGGAAAGCCGTATTCCGAATATCGATATTTTACGTTTGGGCGGTTTGTATTCCGCCGAACGCCATCCGGTAAGCCGTCTGCTTTTGCAGAAAAACATCAGCGGCGGCAAGCGGCCGGTAAATGTCGTGCACCAAGACAGGGCGGTTGATGCGCTTTTGCAGACGGCATTCGACCCGCAAGGCAGGAAGCTGCGGAATATTGTCGAACCCGACCACCCCGGCCGTGCCGAATTTTATGCTGCCGAAGCAGCCAAACTCGGTTTGCCGCCTCCCGATTTCAATCCGGAAGACATCAGCGGCGGTAAGATTGTCCGCAGTATTTTTCAGGATAGGCAAGCGTAA
- a CDS encoding TIGR00730 family Rossman fold protein, with translation MTLHTIAVYCGSNLGDTPDYCRAAREIGRVIAERGSRLVYGGGKIGLMGEVADAVLAAGGEVVGVIPTFLREKEVAHQGLTELLETPDMPSRKNKMIELADAFIALPGGIGTYEELFEVLSLAQLRQHAKPVGILNINGFFDPLLLMMKQTADSGFMPQANTGLLCVADNPQELLQKMTDYRFTDAPKWVEPEWAKKAV, from the coding sequence ATGACGTTGCATACCATTGCCGTTTATTGCGGTTCGAATTTGGGTGATACGCCTGATTACTGTCGGGCTGCCCGTGAGATCGGACGGGTGATTGCCGAACGCGGCAGCCGTTTGGTTTACGGCGGAGGTAAAATCGGCTTAATGGGCGAAGTGGCGGATGCGGTTTTGGCGGCAGGTGGTGAGGTTGTCGGCGTTATTCCGACTTTTCTCAGGGAAAAAGAAGTGGCGCACCAAGGTTTGACCGAATTACTGGAAACGCCGGATATGCCGAGCCGTAAAAATAAAATGATTGAGCTTGCCGATGCGTTTATTGCGCTGCCGGGCGGTATCGGTACTTATGAAGAGTTGTTCGAGGTATTGTCGCTGGCGCAGTTGCGGCAACATGCCAAGCCCGTAGGAATATTGAATATCAACGGTTTTTTTGATCCTTTGCTGTTGATGATGAAGCAGACCGCCGACAGCGGCTTTATGCCTCAGGCCAATACCGGCTTGCTGTGTGTGGCGGACAATCCGCAGGAATTGTTGCAGAAAATGACGGATTACCGTTTTACCGATGCGCCCAAGTGGGTTGAACCGGAATGGGCGAAAAAGGCCGTCTGA
- a CDS encoding class 1 fructose-bisphosphatase has translation MTTLAQFLPQHLQQHNIAVELGSVLETVVAACTDISGKVRLGALSGVLGMAGTGNVQGEDQKKLDVIANDILIHALKENTQVAGLASEEEDTFVAAHTDGKYLVLFDPLDGSSNIDVNISVGTIFSILAKPQGELATESFLQKGKNQVAAGYVLYGPQTQLVFTLKHGVFVFTLNEQNEFVLTQENPQVPAATKEFAINMSNQRHWLAPMQQYIAELLAGETGVRGKNYNMRWVASMVAEIHRILMRGGVFMYPQDTRDLSKPGKLRLMYEANPMSLILTQAGGAASNALEAMLDIEPNGLHQRVAVVMGSAEEVEYVNKLHQTA, from the coding sequence ATGACGACACTCGCGCAATTTCTTCCGCAACACCTGCAACAACACAATATTGCTGTCGAACTGGGCAGCGTATTGGAAACCGTGGTTGCGGCCTGTACCGACATCAGCGGCAAAGTCCGCCTCGGCGCGCTTTCGGGCGTGCTGGGCATGGCGGGTACCGGCAATGTGCAGGGCGAAGATCAGAAAAAATTGGACGTTATCGCCAATGATATTTTGATTCATGCTTTGAAGGAGAATACGCAGGTAGCAGGTTTGGCCAGCGAAGAAGAAGATACTTTTGTTGCAGCGCATACAGACGGCAAGTATTTGGTATTGTTTGATCCGTTGGACGGCTCTTCCAATATCGATGTCAATATCTCCGTAGGCACTATTTTTTCGATTTTGGCCAAACCGCAAGGCGAATTGGCGACTGAATCATTCCTGCAAAAAGGCAAAAATCAGGTAGCGGCAGGGTATGTTTTGTACGGGCCGCAAACGCAGCTGGTGTTTACCCTGAAACACGGCGTATTCGTGTTTACCCTGAACGAACAAAACGAGTTTGTGCTGACGCAGGAAAATCCCCAAGTACCCGCAGCAACCAAAGAATTTGCCATTAATATGTCCAACCAACGCCACTGGCTCGCGCCGATGCAGCAATACATCGCCGAGTTGCTGGCAGGGGAAACCGGCGTGCGCGGCAAAAACTACAATATGCGCTGGGTGGCCAGCATGGTAGCCGAAATCCACCGTATTCTGATGCGCGGCGGGGTGTTCATGTATCCGCAAGATACGCGCGATTTAAGCAAACCCGGCAAATTGCGCCTGATGTACGAAGCCAACCCGATGAGCCTGATTTTAACGCAGGCAGGCGGCGCGGCAAGTAATGCGTTGGAAGCCATGTTGGATATTGAACCGAACGGCTTGCACCAGCGTGTAGCCGTGGTGATGGGCAGCGCGGAAGAAGTTGAGTATGTCAACAAACTGCATCAGACTGCCTGA
- a CDS encoding metal ABC transporter permease yields the protein MNFYELIFSPFIEFDFMRYALASIFCLALSAAPVGVFLVMRRMSLVGDALSHAVLPGAAVGYMFAGLSLPAMSAGGFAAGLLMALLAGLVSRFTGLKEDANFAAFYLSSLAIGVVLVSKNGDSVDLLHLLFGSVLAVDIPALLLIAVSASITIVLMAVMYRPLVLESIDPLFLKAVGGKGGFWHVLFLILVVMNLVAGFQALGTLMSVGLMMLPAITARLWAKNLGSLIALSVVLALFCGLCGLLFSYHIEIPSGPAIILCCGVLYALSVVFGWEGGILTKWLRRKKHRTA from the coding sequence ATGAATTTTTACGAATTGATTTTTTCGCCTTTTATCGAATTTGACTTCATGCGCTATGCGCTGGCGTCGATTTTCTGTCTCGCCTTGAGCGCGGCACCGGTAGGCGTGTTTTTGGTGATGCGCCGCATGAGCTTGGTTGGCGATGCTTTGAGCCATGCCGTTTTACCCGGTGCGGCCGTCGGTTATATGTTTGCCGGATTGAGCCTGCCGGCCATGAGTGCGGGCGGTTTTGCGGCCGGTTTGCTGATGGCGCTGCTGGCCGGTTTGGTCAGCCGTTTTACCGGCTTGAAAGAAGATGCCAATTTCGCGGCGTTTTATCTTTCCAGCCTCGCCATCGGTGTAGTTTTGGTCAGCAAAAACGGGGACAGCGTGGATTTGCTGCATTTATTGTTTGGTTCGGTGTTGGCGGTGGACATTCCCGCATTGCTGCTGATTGCGGTTTCCGCCAGCATTACCATCGTTTTGATGGCGGTGATGTACCGCCCGTTGGTATTGGAAAGTATCGATCCTTTGTTTTTAAAGGCCGTTGGCGGCAAAGGCGGCTTTTGGCACGTTTTGTTTCTGATACTGGTGGTTATGAATCTGGTGGCCGGTTTTCAGGCTTTGGGCACGCTGATGTCGGTCGGCTTGATGATGTTGCCCGCCATTACGGCACGGCTGTGGGCCAAAAATCTGGGATCGCTGATTGCGCTGTCTGTCGTATTGGCTTTATTCTGCGGACTGTGCGGACTGCTGTTTTCTTATCATATTGAGATTCCGTCCGGCCCGGCGATTATCCTGTGCTGCGGGGTGCTGTATGCGCTTTCCGTGGTATTCGGCTGGGAAGGCGGCATCTTGACCAAATGGCTGCGCCGCAAAAAACACCGTACGGCTTAA
- a CDS encoding NAD(+)/NADH kinase: protein MKSPFRNIGIVTRPNTPEIEHTAHKLIEFLRLEGFGIYLDVQSIEEQAVYPEDAACCQAASKAELGKYCDLVVVLGGDGTFLSVAREVAPRAVPMIGINQGHLGFLTQISHESMIEGLTPILGGKYLPEERALLEVSLVRNGEICDRSLALNDCVLSRGGAGQMIEFEVFINREFVYTQRSDGLIVSTPTGSTAYALAAGGPILQAGSRVFTLVPICPQSMTNRPIAVADSSEIEILVTKSGDARVHFDGQSFLDIHHLDRLVIRRYHNPLRVLHPTDYQYYRTLRQKLHWGEQLV from the coding sequence ATGAAAAGTCCGTTCCGCAATATCGGTATCGTTACCCGCCCGAATACGCCTGAAATCGAACACACCGCGCATAAGCTCATCGAGTTTCTGCGCCTTGAAGGATTCGGTATTTATTTGGATGTCCAAAGTATCGAAGAACAAGCGGTTTACCCTGAAGATGCCGCCTGCTGTCAGGCCGCCAGCAAAGCCGAATTGGGCAAGTATTGCGATTTGGTGGTGGTACTCGGCGGCGACGGTACGTTTCTCTCCGTTGCACGGGAAGTTGCGCCGCGTGCCGTGCCGATGATCGGTATCAACCAAGGCCATCTCGGTTTTTTAACCCAGATTTCGCATGAAAGCATGATTGAAGGCTTAACGCCGATTTTAGGCGGAAAATATCTGCCTGAAGAGCGTGCACTGCTGGAAGTATCGCTGGTTCGCAACGGTGAAATATGCGACCGTTCGCTTGCACTCAACGATTGCGTGCTTTCGCGTGGCGGTGCGGGGCAGATGATTGAATTTGAAGTATTTATCAACCGCGAGTTTGTGTACACCCAGCGTTCGGACGGTTTGATTGTTTCTACGCCTACCGGCTCGACGGCTTATGCTTTGGCGGCAGGCGGCCCGATTTTGCAGGCAGGTTCGCGCGTGTTTACCTTGGTACCGATTTGCCCGCAATCGATGACTAACCGCCCGATTGCTGTGGCAGACAGCAGCGAAATTGAAATATTAGTGACCAAAAGCGGTGATGCCCGTGTGCATTTTGACGGACAGTCTTTCTTGGATATACACCATCTCGACCGTTTGGTTATCCGCCGCTACCATAATCCGCTAAGGGTATTGCACCCGACTGATTACCAGTATTACCGTACCTTGCGGCAGAAGCTGCATTGGGGTGAGCAACTGGTGTAG